In a single window of the Raphanus sativus cultivar WK10039 chromosome 9, ASM80110v3, whole genome shotgun sequence genome:
- the LOC130500211 gene encoding uncharacterized protein LOC130500211 yields the protein MWRKLLKLREEAYRFFKMEVRDGQSTYFWFDNWLGKGRLIDITGAVGTTYIGLPRRATVSDAVKQNSWAIRGQRSRHYHGLYDTIVAETVPAPHRGRDIVLWNQGEDDYQEKFSTTKTWEQIRVKKDTVQWSRVVWFTQRIPRFSFITWLAVRNMLATGDRMRAWGMIQECTLCGERDETRDHLFFAFPYSFTVWHRLANRILGTHIDPDWQLTLENLQGQRAGTLDTILLKMLFQMTIYHLWRERNARRHHTSWITAEAMRGKIDKMMRNRISSLKYRAGYKYARLLQRWFSHTS from the coding sequence ATGTGGAGAAAGCTCCTCAAGCTCCGAGAAGAGGCTTACCGTTTCTTCAAAATGGAGGTTAGGGATGGGCAATCAACATACTTCTGGTTTGATAACTGGCTGGGCAAGGGGCGGCTGATCGATATAACTGGAGCAGTGGGAACTACCTATATAGGACTGCCTCGTCGTGCTACAGTTAGTGATGCAGTAAAGCAGAATTCGTGGGCCATTCGTGGGCAGCGTAGTCGTCACTACCATGGCTTATATGATACCATTGTGGCAGAGACAGTTCCAGCTCCCCACCGAGGAAGAGATATCGTTCTTTGGAACCAGGGAGAAGATGACTACCAGGAAAAGTTCTCGACTACTAAGACCTGGGAGCAGATAAGAGTGAAAAAGGATACAGTGCAATGGAGCAGGGTGGTATGGTTTACGCAAAGGATTCCTCGGTTTTCTTTTATTACATGGTTAGCAGTCAGGAACATGCTCGCAACGGGAGACAGGATGCGCGCTTGGGGGATGATTCAAGAGTGTACTCTATGTGGCGAAAGAGATGAGACAAGGGACCATTTGTTTTTTGCATTCCCGTACTCTTTCACGGTCTGGCATAGATTAGCGAATCGCATCCTAGGTACTCATATTGATCCTGACTGGCAGCTGACTCTAGAGAATCTTCAAGGGCAGAGAGCTGGTACTTTAGACACCATCCTCTTAAAAATGCTCTTCCAGATGACCATCTATCATCTATGGCGAGAGCGGAATGCAAGACGTCATCACACCAGTTGGATAACAGCAGAGGCCATGCGAGGGAAAATTGATAAGATGATGAGGAACCGTATTTCGTCTTTGAAATACAGAGCTGGATACAAGTATGCACGGTTGCTTCAGAGATGGTTTTCACACACTTCGTAA
- the LOC130499499 gene encoding calcineurin B-like protein 4, whose product MGCSLSKKKNAIRPPGYEDPDLLASITPFSVAEVEALYELFKKLSSSIIDDGLIHKEEFQLALFRNRNQKNLFADRIFDVFDVKRNGVIEFGEFVRSLGVFHPNTPAHEKIKFAFNLYDLRQTGFIEREELKEMVIALLHESELALSEYLVEVIVDKAFIEADHKKDGKIDLDEWKDFVSMNPSIIKNMTLPYLKDIKGSFPSFGSSCEDEELELQNLYF is encoded by the exons ATGGGCTGCTCTCTGTCCAAGAAGAAGAATGCAATACGACCACCGGGATATGAGGATCCTGACCTTCTTGCATCCATTACACCGT TTTCTGTAGCTGAGGTGGAGGCTTTGTATGAACTGTTCAAGAAGCTAAGCAGCTCAATCATCGACGACGGTCTTATTCATAAG GAAGAGTTCCAGCTGGCTTTATTCAGAAATAGGAACCAGAAGAACCTTTTCGCTGATCGG ATATTTGATGTATTCGATGTGAAGCGAAATGGAGTGATCGAGTTTGGTGAATTTGTCAGGTCTTTAGGTGTCTTCCATCCAAATACACCTGCCCATGAAAAGATCAAAT TTGCTTTCAACTTGTATGACTTAAGGCAAACTGGATTCATCGAACGAGAAGAA TTGAAGGAGATGGTAATCGCGCTTCTTCACGAATCTGAACTTGCTCTTTCCGAATATTTAGTCGAAGTAATAGTGGATAAG GCCTTTATCGAAGCAGATCACAAGAAAGACGGAAAAATTGATCTTGATGAATGGAAAGATTTTGTGTCCATGAATCCGTCGATTATCAAGAATATGACTTTGCCTTATCTAAA GGACATAAAAGGGTCGTTTCCAAGTTTCGGTTCATCTTGTGAAGACGAAGAATTGGAGTTGCAAAACCTATATTTCTAA